One genomic window of Pontibacillus halophilus JSM 076056 = DSM 19796 includes the following:
- the gpmI gene encoding 2,3-bisphosphoglycerate-independent phosphoglycerate mutase: protein MNQNKLAALIILDGYGVRDEEFGNAVKHANTPNFDRLWNQYPHTTLTAKGEAVGLPEGQMGNSEVGHLNIGAGRVVYQSLTRVNMSIREGDFFENERFVEAMDYAKQNDKALHLFGLLSDGGIHSHIEHLFALLDMAKERGLEKVYVHGFLDGRDVGQKSAKTYIKQLEDKMEENGVGELATLSGRYYSMDRDQRWERVEKAYRAMVYGEGPTYKDAMEVVDDSYENEVYDEFVLPSVLTDENGNPRATVEDEDAIIFYNFRPDRAIQISRTFANNDFREFDRGEKAPKDVHFVMLTQFSESVNGFVAYKPVNLDNTIGEVLAQNDMKQLRIAETEKYPHVTFFMSGGREDKFPGEERILIDSPKVATYDLQPEMSAYEVTDALLKELDAEKHNAIILNFANPDMVGHSGMLEPTVKAIETVDECLGKIIDKISEKGGHAIITADHGNADEVTTEDGDAMTAHTTNPVPVIVTKDGIQLREGGILGDLSPTLLELLDVQQPEEMTGESLIQKGENK, encoded by the coding sequence ATGAACCAAAATAAATTAGCAGCCCTAATTATCTTAGATGGTTATGGCGTGCGTGATGAAGAATTTGGTAACGCAGTTAAACATGCGAACACACCAAACTTCGATCGTCTATGGAACCAGTATCCTCACACGACGCTCACTGCTAAAGGTGAAGCGGTTGGTCTTCCGGAAGGCCAGATGGGGAACTCTGAAGTCGGTCACCTAAACATTGGTGCAGGTCGCGTGGTTTATCAAAGTCTAACTCGTGTAAATATGTCCATTCGAGAAGGAGATTTCTTCGAGAATGAACGATTTGTTGAAGCGATGGACTATGCGAAACAAAACGATAAAGCTCTTCATTTATTCGGACTATTGTCTGATGGTGGAATTCATAGTCACATTGAACACTTATTCGCTTTACTTGATATGGCGAAAGAGCGTGGTCTAGAGAAAGTTTACGTGCACGGCTTCCTAGACGGACGTGATGTCGGACAGAAATCTGCTAAGACGTATATTAAGCAACTTGAAGACAAGATGGAAGAGAACGGTGTGGGAGAATTAGCTACTCTCTCCGGACGTTATTATTCCATGGACCGTGACCAGCGCTGGGAACGTGTGGAGAAGGCCTACCGCGCGATGGTGTATGGAGAAGGTCCTACGTATAAAGATGCTATGGAAGTTGTAGATGACTCATATGAGAACGAAGTATATGACGAGTTTGTTCTTCCTTCTGTATTAACGGATGAGAATGGAAATCCACGTGCAACGGTAGAAGACGAAGATGCAATTATCTTCTATAACTTCCGTCCAGACCGTGCCATTCAAATCTCTCGTACGTTCGCGAACAACGATTTCCGTGAATTCGATCGTGGCGAGAAAGCACCGAAAGATGTTCATTTCGTCATGCTTACTCAATTCAGTGAATCCGTTAATGGGTTTGTAGCTTACAAGCCGGTTAACCTGGACAACACAATTGGGGAAGTACTCGCTCAAAATGATATGAAGCAATTACGAATTGCTGAGACAGAGAAGTATCCTCACGTTACGTTCTTTATGAGCGGTGGCCGTGAAGATAAGTTCCCTGGCGAAGAACGTATTCTAATTGATTCTCCGAAGGTTGCAACGTATGACCTTCAACCTGAAATGAGTGCTTATGAAGTAACAGATGCTCTTCTTAAAGAGCTAGACGCTGAGAAGCACAATGCAATCATTCTTAACTTTGCTAACCCTGATATGGTTGGACACAGTGGAATGCTTGAACCTACTGTGAAAGCTATTGAAACAGTAGACGAATGCCTAGGCAAGATTATCGATAAAATCAGTGAAAAAGGTGGGCACGCCATCATTACGGCGGACCACGGAAATGCTGATGAAGTAACGACGGAAGATGGGGATGCGATGACTGCTCATACGACGAACCCTGTTCCAGTAATCGTTACGAAAGATGGAATTCAATTACGTGAGGGTGGAATTCTTGGAGACCTTTCTCCAACTCTACTTGAGCTACTAGATGTTCAACAACCAGAAGAAATGACTGGTGAATCTTTAATTCAAAAAGGAGAGAATAAATAA
- the tpiA gene encoding triose-phosphate isomerase has protein sequence MRKQVIAGNWKMNKLLGESEQFIDEVKGQVPSADQVESVVVAPFTALHSLVQKTKGTDVKIGAQNMHFEESGAFTGEVSPEMLKDIGVEYVVLGHSERRELFGETDETVNKKTHAAFKHGLTPIVCVGESDEQRENNETFTVVENQVKNALEGLTTDQVKATIIAYEPIWAIGTGKTATAADANEVCAHVRQAVKEFAGEEAAEAVRIQYGGSVKPANVEELLGQSDIDGALVGGASLQPESFLALVEAGK, from the coding sequence ATGCGTAAACAAGTCATTGCAGGTAACTGGAAAATGAACAAGCTACTAGGTGAATCCGAGCAGTTTATTGATGAGGTTAAAGGCCAAGTACCTTCTGCTGACCAAGTTGAGTCCGTAGTTGTTGCTCCTTTCACAGCTCTTCATAGCCTAGTCCAAAAAACAAAAGGCACAGATGTTAAAATCGGTGCTCAAAACATGCACTTTGAAGAAAGTGGCGCATTCACAGGCGAAGTAAGCCCTGAAATGCTTAAAGACATTGGTGTAGAATATGTTGTTCTAGGTCACTCTGAGCGTCGTGAACTGTTCGGGGAAACAGACGAAACAGTAAACAAGAAGACTCATGCAGCCTTCAAACACGGATTGACTCCAATCGTTTGTGTAGGTGAGTCTGACGAGCAGCGTGAAAACAACGAAACATTCACAGTGGTTGAGAACCAAGTGAAAAACGCACTTGAAGGTTTAACAACTGACCAAGTTAAAGCGACAATCATCGCATATGAGCCTATTTGGGCAATCGGAACTGGTAAAACAGCAACGGCTGCAGATGCTAACGAAGTATGTGCACACGTACGCCAAGCTGTTAAAGAATTCGCAGGTGAAGAAGCTGCAGAAGCTGTACGTATCCAGTACGGCGGTAGCGTAAAACCAGCAAACGTTGAAGAACTACTAGGCCAATCTGACATTGATGGCGCACTAGTAGGTGGCGCAAGCCTACAGCCTGAATCTTTCTTAGCTTTAGTGGAGGCAGGTAAATAA
- a CDS encoding phosphoglycerate kinase, whose protein sequence is MNKKTIKDIELNGKKVFCRVDFNVPMQEGEVTDDTRIRAALPTIQYLVEQGAKVMLASHLGRPKGEAVEDLRLDPVAKRLSDLLGQTVTKTDEAYGSEVDQAISEMEAGDVLLLENVRFYPGEEKNDPELAQQFANLADVYVNDAFGAAHRAHASTEGIAQHLPAVAGFLMEKELDVLGSALEDPNRPFTAIIGGAKVKDKIGVIDHLIDKVDNLIIGGGLAYTFVKALGYEIGKSLLEEDKIDLANEYMKKAKEKGVNFYMPLDVIVGDDFSNDANTEVVNIDSIPSDWEAMDIGPKTIEKYAEVIKESKLVIWNGPMGVFELETFANGTKGVAEALSTAEGYTVIGGGDSAAAVEKFNYADKMDHISTGGGASLEFMEGKELPGVVALNDK, encoded by the coding sequence GTGAACAAGAAAACAATTAAAGACATTGAACTAAATGGGAAAAAGGTGTTCTGCCGCGTTGATTTCAACGTACCAATGCAAGAAGGTGAAGTAACAGACGATACGCGTATCCGTGCTGCGCTTCCAACAATTCAATACCTTGTTGAGCAAGGTGCTAAAGTTATGTTAGCAAGTCACCTTGGCCGTCCCAAAGGTGAAGCAGTTGAGGATCTACGTCTAGACCCAGTTGCGAAACGTCTTAGCGACCTATTAGGTCAGACCGTTACAAAGACTGACGAAGCTTACGGAAGTGAAGTAGACCAAGCCATCTCTGAAATGGAAGCAGGCGATGTGCTTCTACTAGAAAACGTACGTTTCTACCCAGGCGAAGAAAAGAATGATCCTGAATTAGCTCAGCAATTCGCGAATCTTGCTGACGTCTACGTAAACGACGCATTCGGTGCTGCACACCGTGCACACGCATCTACTGAGGGAATTGCTCAACACCTTCCTGCTGTTGCTGGATTCCTAATGGAGAAAGAACTTGATGTCCTTGGAAGTGCGTTGGAAGATCCTAATCGCCCATTCACTGCAATCATCGGCGGTGCGAAAGTTAAAGATAAAATTGGCGTAATCGACCACTTGATCGACAAAGTAGATAACCTAATTATCGGTGGTGGCCTTGCTTACACATTCGTAAAAGCACTAGGCTACGAAATTGGTAAATCTCTACTAGAAGAAGACAAGATCGATTTAGCGAATGAATATATGAAGAAAGCTAAAGAAAAAGGCGTTAACTTCTACATGCCACTTGACGTAATCGTTGGTGATGATTTCTCTAACGATGCGAACACAGAAGTAGTAAACATCGACAGCATCCCTTCTGACTGGGAAGCAATGGACATTGGTCCGAAGACAATTGAGAAATATGCTGAGGTTATTAAAGAGTCCAAGCTTGTAATCTGGAACGGACCTATGGGCGTATTTGAACTTGAAACATTCGCAAACGGTACAAAAGGTGTAGCTGAAGCACTAAGCACTGCAGAAGGATACACTGTAATCGGTGGCGGCGACTCTGCTGCAGCTGTTGAGAAATTTAACTACGCAGACAAGATGGACCACATCTCTACTGGTGGCGGCGCATCTCTTGAGTTCATGGAAGGTAAAGAACTTCCTGGCGTAGTAGCACTTAACGATAAATAA
- the gap gene encoding type I glyceraldehyde-3-phosphate dehydrogenase: protein MAIRIGINGFGRIGRSVFRAAWNNDAVEIVALNDLTDASMLAHLLQYDSVHGKFEEKVTTNGENLVVGGKEITVLSERDPANLGWGDLGVDIVIESTGRFTQRDDAKKHIDAGAKKVIISAPAKGEDLTVVMGVNEGDYNKDEHHVISNASCTTNCLSPFAKVLDDKFGLKRGMMTTVHSYTSDQQIQDAPHKDYRRARAAAENIIPTTTGAAQAVAKVLPSLDGKLSGMAMRVPTSNVSLVDLVAELDQNVTAEQVNAALKEAAEGDLKGILEYTDEELVSSDYNGSAASSTIDAASTLVIEDNMVKVVSWYDNETGYSNRCVDLAVFLAEQGL, encoded by the coding sequence ATGGCAATCAGAATTGGTATTAATGGTTTCGGCCGTATCGGACGTAGTGTTTTCCGTGCTGCTTGGAACAACGACGCAGTAGAAATCGTAGCACTTAACGACTTAACGGATGCAAGCATGCTTGCACACCTACTTCAATACGACTCCGTACACGGTAAGTTTGAAGAGAAAGTTACAACAAACGGTGAGAACCTAGTAGTTGGCGGCAAAGAAATCACTGTTCTTTCTGAGCGCGACCCAGCTAACCTTGGATGGGGCGACCTAGGCGTAGATATCGTAATCGAATCTACTGGCCGTTTCACTCAGCGTGACGATGCGAAGAAACACATCGACGCTGGTGCGAAGAAAGTAATCATCTCTGCACCTGCTAAAGGCGAAGACCTTACAGTAGTTATGGGTGTTAACGAAGGTGACTACAACAAAGATGAGCACCACGTTATCTCTAACGCATCTTGCACAACGAACTGCCTATCTCCATTCGCGAAAGTACTTGACGACAAGTTCGGTCTTAAGCGCGGTATGATGACTACAGTTCACTCTTACACGAGTGACCAACAAATCCAAGATGCACCTCACAAAGACTACCGTCGTGCGCGTGCAGCAGCTGAGAACATCATCCCAACAACAACGGGTGCTGCTCAAGCAGTAGCGAAAGTTCTTCCTAGCCTAGATGGTAAACTTTCTGGTATGGCTATGCGTGTTCCTACTAGCAACGTATCTCTAGTTGACCTAGTAGCTGAGCTAGACCAAAACGTTACAGCTGAACAAGTTAACGCAGCGCTTAAAGAAGCGGCTGAAGGCGACCTTAAAGGTATCCTAGAATACACTGACGAAGAGCTTGTATCTAGCGACTACAACGGTAGCGCAGCTTCTTCTACAATCGATGCAGCTTCTACGCTAGTAATCGAAGACAACATGGTTAAAGTAGTTTCTTGGTATGACAACGAAACTGGTTACTCTAACCGTTGTGTAGACCTTGCTGTATTTCTTGCAGAACAAGGACTATAA
- a CDS encoding sugar-binding transcriptional regulator: protein MRALIDLQSKLFPDVTTIMQRRYDILHFITLNEPIGRRTLADNLQMPERTIRTEIDFLNDQGFVEVTTRGMLVTDEGQQILVQLKEFMNELTGVSALEKRLKEHFELQHVMVVPGNSDELSWVKQEMGRASVRFLKERLAPRSTISVTGGGTMAAVAEMMTPLDTAWDCMFLPARGGLGEHVENQANTICAEMAKKANGEYRLLYVPDPLSEESYQTIIGEPSVKEVLDLIRGSDVVVHGIGDAITMAERRKTPSDVMESIQRGQAVGEAFGYYFNNRGEVVHKVRTVGIQLEDLHHTNCVIAVAGGASKAEAIASYFQQGQSNVLITDEGAAKELIKGISL, encoded by the coding sequence ATGAGGGCATTAATTGATTTACAGAGTAAACTATTCCCGGATGTCACCACGATTATGCAACGAAGATACGACATTTTGCATTTTATTACGCTGAATGAACCGATTGGACGTCGTACTTTAGCAGACAATCTACAAATGCCTGAACGAACGATTCGTACAGAAATTGATTTTCTTAATGATCAAGGGTTTGTAGAAGTGACGACACGGGGAATGCTTGTTACCGACGAGGGACAGCAAATCCTTGTCCAACTCAAAGAATTTATGAACGAGTTGACGGGTGTTTCTGCATTAGAGAAACGTCTAAAGGAACATTTCGAGCTGCAACATGTTATGGTTGTACCGGGTAATAGTGATGAACTTTCATGGGTGAAACAAGAGATGGGAAGAGCTTCAGTACGATTCTTGAAAGAGCGATTAGCACCGAGAAGTACCATTTCAGTAACTGGTGGCGGTACGATGGCTGCCGTTGCAGAGATGATGACGCCACTTGATACTGCTTGGGATTGCATGTTCTTACCTGCAAGAGGTGGACTTGGCGAGCATGTTGAGAATCAAGCGAACACAATCTGTGCAGAGATGGCTAAGAAGGCGAATGGGGAATACCGTTTGCTGTATGTGCCAGATCCGCTTAGTGAAGAATCGTATCAAACCATTATTGGAGAACCCTCTGTAAAAGAAGTCCTTGATTTGATTCGAGGCTCGGATGTCGTTGTACATGGGATTGGAGATGCCATTACAATGGCAGAGCGAAGGAAGACTCCTTCTGATGTGATGGAATCGATTCAACGTGGCCAAGCTGTTGGTGAAGCGTTTGGATATTATTTCAACAACAGAGGTGAAGTTGTCCATAAAGTGCGTACGGTAGGTATTCAATTGGAGGATTTACATCATACTAATTGTGTTATAGCCGTAGCCGGTGGAGCTTCTAAGGCAGAAGCGATTGCTTCGTATTTTCAGCAAGGACAAAGCAACGTCCTCATCACAGATGAAGGCGCAGCGAAAGAGTTAATAAAGGGAATTTCCCTTTAA
- a CDS encoding glutaredoxin family protein: protein MERPLLTLYTKKECGLCEEAKSELEDLQSKYDFEWKEIDIYTDDALLMQYQLMIPVVEMDGETLDYGRIDTFLISKRLHMKKD, encoded by the coding sequence ATGGAGCGACCATTATTAACCTTGTATACGAAGAAGGAATGCGGACTCTGTGAAGAAGCGAAGTCTGAATTAGAGGATTTACAATCGAAGTATGACTTTGAATGGAAAGAAATTGATATTTATACAGATGATGCCTTGCTTATGCAGTATCAGCTTATGATTCCGGTCGTTGAGATGGACGGAGAGACACTGGATTATGGGAGGATTGATACTTTTTTGATAAGTAAGCGATTACATATGAAAAAAGATTAA
- a CDS encoding metal-dependent hydrolase has product MNYKQHVMIGLASAGIASYYDLTSYYELSAVYPFQQGLFHTGLYYVGAIFGSLLPDIDHPSSYIGRKLPGLSKSISKLFGHRGFTHSIVCVAALYFGLTELKEQVPSVPALGITIGYISHLLADSLTPQGAQLLYPLQVRLFKPTTFMKKLLRR; this is encoded by the coding sequence ATGAATTACAAACAACACGTCATGATCGGGTTAGCGAGTGCTGGAATTGCATCCTACTACGACTTGACCTCTTACTATGAATTATCGGCTGTCTACCCCTTTCAACAAGGGTTATTTCATACAGGCTTATATTACGTTGGTGCCATCTTCGGGTCTTTGCTTCCAGACATTGACCATCCAAGCTCTTATATAGGAAGAAAACTGCCCGGGCTGTCTAAATCCATTAGCAAGTTATTTGGTCACCGAGGATTTACGCATTCCATCGTATGCGTAGCTGCTTTATACTTTGGTCTCACTGAGTTAAAGGAGCAGGTCCCTTCAGTTCCAGCGCTTGGCATCACCATTGGATATATCTCTCACCTGCTCGCAGATTCACTGACTCCTCAAGGGGCTCAGTTACTGTATCCATTGCAGGTTCGATTATTTAAACCTACTACATTTATGAAGAAGCTATTACGTAGATAA
- the clpP gene encoding ATP-dependent Clp endopeptidase proteolytic subunit ClpP yields the protein MNLIPTVIEQTNRGERAYDIYSRLLKDRIIMLGSAIDDNVANSIVAQLLFLQAEDPDKDISLYINSPGGSITAGMAIYDTMQFIKPNVSTICTGMAASMGAFLLAAGAPGKRYALPNSEVMIHQPLGGTQGQASDIEIHAKRIIQMREKLNQILAERTGQPIETIQRDTDRDNFMTANEAKEYGLIDSVMEKK from the coding sequence ATGAATTTAATACCTACTGTCATTGAACAAACAAATCGCGGTGAACGTGCATACGACATTTATTCCCGTCTATTAAAAGACCGCATTATTATGCTTGGTAGCGCAATTGATGATAACGTTGCGAACTCAATCGTAGCGCAACTTCTATTCTTGCAAGCAGAAGATCCAGATAAGGATATTTCCCTTTACATTAACTCTCCAGGTGGTTCCATCACAGCCGGTATGGCCATCTACGATACGATGCAGTTCATTAAACCGAACGTATCAACAATCTGCACAGGTATGGCTGCTTCCATGGGTGCTTTCCTTCTTGCAGCGGGCGCGCCTGGTAAGCGTTATGCACTTCCAAACAGTGAAGTGATGATTCACCAACCATTAGGTGGTACTCAAGGTCAGGCTTCTGACATTGAAATTCATGCGAAACGTATAATCCAAATGCGTGAGAAACTAAACCAAATCCTTGCTGAGCGTACTGGTCAGCCAATTGAAACAATTCAACGTGATACAGACCGTGACAACTTCATGACAGCCAACGAAGCGAAAGAATACGGTTTAATCGACTCCGTTATGGAGAAGAAGTAA
- a CDS encoding HPr family phosphocarrier protein, protein MVERTVTVQLKTGLQARPAALFVQEANRFASDVFIEKNGKRVNAKSIMGLMSLAVGSGETIVLQADGSDQEDVLNKLESFVVEV, encoded by the coding sequence TTGGTAGAAAGAACCGTAACAGTTCAATTAAAGACAGGGTTACAAGCGCGACCGGCAGCCTTGTTTGTACAAGAAGCCAATCGCTTTGCATCTGACGTGTTTATAGAGAAGAATGGGAAACGGGTCAATGCAAAGAGTATCATGGGGCTAATGAGTTTAGCGGTTGGGTCTGGGGAGACCATTGTATTGCAAGCTGATGGAAGTGATCAGGAGGATGTATTAAATAAGCTTGAGTCCTTCGTCGTAGAAGTGTAA
- the whiA gene encoding DNA-binding protein WhiA, whose amino-acid sequence MSFASETKKELTNIELDPCCKQSELAALIRMNGSVSFSNRQYMLDVQTENAAIARRIYTLVKTMYAYPVELLVRKKMRLKKNNVYIVRMKQDVRQLLIDLEILKEPFTIVRTISEKYLEKECCRRSYLRGAFMAGGSVNNPETSSYHLEIFNFYEDHNESLHDLMNSFDLHARMLERKKGYIVYLKEAEKITELLNIIGGHQALLKFEDVRIMRDMRNSVNRLVNCETANLNKTIGAAFRQVENIKFIEQTVGLEILPDKLRELAVLRVEHQDVTLKELGEMMTSKISKSGINHRLRKIDEYAEKIRKGELIGKES is encoded by the coding sequence ATGTCTTTTGCATCGGAGACAAAGAAGGAATTAACGAATATTGAACTTGACCCGTGCTGTAAGCAGTCAGAATTAGCAGCCCTTATTAGGATGAACGGTTCCGTTTCTTTCTCAAATCGGCAGTATATGCTTGATGTGCAAACAGAAAACGCCGCGATCGCTAGACGTATTTACACGCTAGTAAAGACAATGTATGCGTATCCGGTTGAGCTTCTTGTTCGAAAGAAGATGAGATTAAAGAAGAATAACGTCTACATTGTACGTATGAAACAAGATGTTCGTCAGCTTCTCATAGACTTAGAAATCTTGAAAGAGCCGTTCACAATTGTCCGTACAATCTCCGAGAAATATCTTGAGAAAGAATGCTGCCGTCGCTCTTACTTACGTGGAGCCTTTATGGCAGGAGGTTCCGTTAATAATCCTGAGACCTCCTCCTATCATCTTGAGATCTTTAATTTCTATGAAGACCACAATGAGTCTCTTCATGATTTGATGAACTCATTTGACCTTCATGCAAGAATGCTTGAGCGTAAGAAGGGGTACATTGTCTATTTGAAAGAAGCAGAGAAAATTACGGAATTGCTGAATATCATTGGTGGACACCAAGCGTTGTTAAAGTTTGAGGATGTTCGAATTATGCGCGACATGCGAAATTCTGTGAACCGACTAGTTAATTGCGAGACAGCTAACTTAAATAAGACAATTGGTGCAGCCTTTCGTCAAGTTGAGAACATTAAATTTATTGAACAGACAGTAGGTTTAGAAATCTTACCAGACAAACTTCGTGAACTTGCCGTTCTGCGAGTCGAACACCAAGATGTGACACTGAAAGAACTGGGCGAGATGATGACTTCAAAAATTAGTAAATCCGGTATCAATCATCGGTTAAGGAAAATCGATGAATACGCAGAAAAAATAAGAAAAGGTGAACTGATTGGAAAGGAATCTTAA
- a CDS encoding gluconeogenesis factor YvcK family protein, whose protein sequence is MAQTNKPNVVVIGGGTGMPVLLRGLKDYPVDLTAIVTVADDGGSSGRLRNELKMPAPGDIRNVIAALSDTEPMLLDLFQHRFSNGNGLSGHSMGNLLLAAMTSLTGDFYHGIKEISRVLNVKGEILPIANQNLHLHAEMMDGTIVSGESKIPLTNKRIKRVFLSPQPLVPLAEAVNAVKEADLIVIAPGSLYTSTLPNLIVSQITDALRETHGKVVYVCNVMTQLGETTGYTAADHVQAIVDHIGEGCLHSILVHNQPIDEQIQKVYAEEHAIPVKNDIDRLSSMGIELIEEDIIDYSKHTLRHDTDKVSKLLYSLISK, encoded by the coding sequence ATGGCTCAAACAAACAAACCGAATGTCGTTGTGATTGGGGGCGGCACAGGAATGCCCGTGCTGCTTCGTGGCTTAAAGGACTACCCTGTTGATTTAACGGCAATCGTAACGGTCGCTGATGATGGGGGGAGCTCAGGCAGGTTACGCAACGAGTTAAAAATGCCGGCTCCTGGGGATATTCGTAACGTAATCGCTGCTTTGTCCGATACCGAGCCGATGCTGCTTGACCTTTTCCAGCACCGGTTCTCGAACGGGAATGGACTTTCTGGACATTCCATGGGGAACCTACTGCTTGCAGCGATGACGTCGTTAACAGGAGATTTCTACCATGGAATTAAAGAAATCTCTCGGGTTTTAAATGTGAAAGGTGAAATATTACCAATTGCTAACCAAAATCTGCATCTTCACGCAGAGATGATGGATGGTACAATAGTGTCTGGTGAATCTAAAATTCCCTTAACAAATAAGCGAATCAAACGCGTGTTTCTTAGCCCGCAACCACTCGTGCCATTAGCCGAGGCGGTTAATGCAGTTAAAGAAGCTGATTTGATTGTCATTGCACCTGGCAGTCTGTATACAAGTACGTTGCCAAACTTAATTGTTTCTCAAATTACAGATGCATTACGTGAAACACATGGCAAGGTTGTTTACGTATGCAATGTGATGACTCAGCTTGGGGAGACGACTGGCTATACGGCTGCGGATCATGTTCAGGCGATCGTGGATCATATTGGTGAAGGTTGTCTTCATTCCATCCTTGTACACAATCAGCCAATTGATGAACAAATCCAAAAGGTGTACGCCGAGGAGCACGCGATTCCAGTGAAGAATGACATTGATCGTCTTTCGTCTATGGGAATTGAGTTAATTGAGGAAGATATTATCGATTATTCCAAGCATACGCTCCGTCACGATACGGATAAAGTGTCGAAGCTGCTTTATTCACTAATCTCGAAATAA
- the rapZ gene encoding RNase adapter RapZ: protein MAEETHETQLVIITGMSGAGKTVAVQSFEDLGFFCVDNLPPALLPKFLDLMKDSSNNIQKVALVMDLRGREFFDSMFEALDRLGEEKWLSEHILFLDAKDEVLVSRYKESRRSHPLAPEGLPLEGIKQERYLLDELRGRAQEIIDTSTIKPRDLREKIIHSYSEKTQQVFSVQVVSFGFKYGLPIDADLVYDVRFLPNPHYVEQMRPLTGLTNEVSSYVFKWNETQRFMEKLLDLLTFMLPHYKREGKSQLVIAIGCTGGQHRSVAIAEHIAKHYSKDYITHVTHRDIDKRKGK from the coding sequence ATGGCTGAAGAAACACATGAAACACAACTCGTAATAATTACAGGAATGTCTGGAGCAGGTAAGACAGTTGCTGTGCAAAGCTTTGAAGATTTAGGTTTCTTCTGTGTCGATAATCTGCCACCAGCGTTGCTGCCTAAGTTTCTAGATTTAATGAAAGATTCATCAAACAATATTCAGAAGGTTGCCTTAGTGATGGATTTAAGGGGCAGAGAGTTCTTTGATTCCATGTTTGAAGCTTTAGACCGATTAGGAGAAGAAAAATGGTTATCTGAGCATATCCTATTCTTAGATGCGAAAGATGAGGTTCTTGTCTCTCGTTACAAAGAGAGCCGACGTTCTCACCCGCTTGCACCAGAAGGCCTCCCCTTAGAAGGAATTAAACAGGAACGTTATTTATTAGATGAATTGAGGGGACGAGCTCAAGAGATTATCGATACATCCACAATTAAACCAAGAGATTTGAGAGAGAAGATCATCCACTCCTACTCAGAAAAGACTCAACAAGTCTTTTCTGTTCAAGTCGTTTCATTTGGGTTTAAGTATGGGCTGCCAATTGATGCAGACCTCGTCTATGATGTTCGTTTCTTACCAAACCCACACTACGTGGAACAAATGAGACCGTTAACAGGTTTGACGAATGAAGTCTCCTCCTATGTCTTCAAGTGGAATGAGACACAAAGATTCATGGAGAAACTCCTAGATTTACTCACATTCATGCTCCCTCACTACAAGCGGGAAGGCAAAAGCCAGCTGGTGATTGCTATTGGATGTACTGGAGGACAACACCGTTCTGTAGCCATTGCAGAGCATATTGCGAAGCACTATTCTAAAGACTATATCACTCATGTAACACACCGGGATATAGACAAAAGAAAGGGAAAATAA
- a CDS encoding NUDIX hydrolase: protein MQRVANCILKSEDEVLLLKKPRRGWYVAPGGKMEPGEHVMETAQREFFEETGLQVADPELRGVFTFVMKEGDEVVREWMMFTFYSESYAGTLKSVSEEGELEWTKLSDVLSKPMAGGDRYYLKHILNHTGILYATFTYTQDFELLHVRLDANADS, encoded by the coding sequence ATGCAACGAGTTGCAAATTGTATATTGAAATCAGAAGATGAAGTACTGTTACTTAAGAAGCCCAGAAGAGGCTGGTATGTGGCGCCAGGTGGGAAGATGGAACCTGGGGAGCACGTAATGGAAACTGCTCAACGCGAGTTCTTCGAAGAGACGGGCTTACAGGTAGCCGACCCTGAATTGCGAGGCGTGTTTACGTTCGTAATGAAGGAAGGGGATGAGGTTGTTCGAGAATGGATGATGTTCACATTCTACTCTGAATCCTATGCAGGAACGTTGAAGTCTGTTAGCGAAGAAGGAGAGTTAGAGTGGACGAAGTTGAGTGACGTTCTCTCAAAGCCAATGGCTGGAGGCGACCGTTATTATTTGAAACATATTCTGAATCACACCGGCATTTTGTATGCCACATTTACTTATACACAAGATTTTGAATTACTTCATGTACGGTTAGATGCAAATGCAGATTCATAA